One genomic window of Micropterus dolomieu isolate WLL.071019.BEF.003 ecotype Adirondacks linkage group LG14, ASM2129224v1, whole genome shotgun sequence includes the following:
- the usp42 gene encoding ubiquitin carboxyl-terminal hydrolase 42 isoform X2, whose product MTIVDRSSEKSDHKSVGCKRSPFTSGDVGMDGSCSSSWAVGATMPSDSPRLKASGGCLGPTPGAAVYNSTPSSVDRPKEQVISSDDGIDLPQKVLFPPERLNLKWTQVHRIGAGLQNMGNTCFLNSALQCLTYTPPFANYMLTREHSKTCHEPGFCMMCTMQNHIIQVFANSGNVIKPIGVLNELKRIAKHFRYGSQEDAHEFLRYTVDAMQKSCLPGTKLDRQTQATTFIHQVFGGYLRSRVKCLNCKAVSDTFDPFLDITLEIKTAPSVSKALEQFVKPEQLDGENAYKCTKCKKMVTASKRFTIHRNSNVLTLSLKRFANFSGGKITKDVKYPEYLDLRPFMSQSQGDPQVYGLYAVLVHSGFSCHAGHYFCYIKASNGQWYQMNDSSVSVSDIRSVLNQQAYVLFYIKSSDVKNAGDYSHMSHNPGIPGQSSPRPVVIPRINTTVHHNNIGFIGPQLPPHMNKSTLHVNGNGSLRDYPTNSKPSTSSSVVGKPSHGPASSTSSISHSISRPTMIPDHDKRQKLSFFIGQSKQNRPSSSSYSQPSSASSSSSSSSLSSSQSTSDVHSDIRFVPRQLHRVNGTSCSNGDHRTGGNGASFLVPYGQESSEESDQENGGTLDNGRLAKSHLNGNNRAGEVFDNSPKATNGESGVHHNGNGLNGSTHGVSKSSQNGHHYGHHKVNGHKTPDKVSGSSHSSSSSVASVAANGLDSDHSETSNEAHTSVSSQASSSQSIHPAASESLHLSTPDTRATTVSEPRPQLTATSTLSSPPSATATKTHSVTSRESASSCPAALSIPPDCSQGTSGASAALQNVSKSGDKAMDLPQTNDPSAGTERRTDAKEQHQSKPSSRGNDRQNSRDKERDRLYSDWSRDKERHYRDRSQERESDSDRHRYRRDYRDHQRPSYRDRLPPHDRNYRDGESERRWVRPVHHPRERDRDRCSHHYHYYHYQRSREDRGRGRRGHGYLYRDESRSRSRWQEESRESRGVKDKSNGRERDYYTSKEEASSPATVPETSTKSKGSPSRARPSTSESAPNREDQNHKRTTNPLSKERDDSSEARRSKKHKKSKKKKKSKDKERHRESGSDVDSDRATETKKKKKKRRQRDNEAEQHSPRAARKNGSSEEKESRKRHYNDIKDTKHDNGLSPEKRRRTDYADGSSDRLLPSRHTSPTNGSTHRHVNGYTGVDKPMEGDIFLNETDECSGGSKASLTDTSTLTLDRLEDISQHF is encoded by the exons ATGACCATAGTTGACAGATCTTCAGAAAAGTCTGACCACAAGTCAGTCGGGTGTAAGCGATCTCCCTTCACCAGTGGTGACGTGGGGATGGACGGCAGCTGTTCCAGCAGCTGGGCAGTGGGAGCCACCATGCCCAGTGACTCTCCGAGGCTCAAGGCTTCAGGGGGCTGCCTGGGCCCAACGCCTGGAGCCGCAGTCTACAACAGTACCCCCTCCTCTGTGGACCGGCCTAAGGAGCAAG TGATAAGCAGTGATGATGGCATTGACTTGCCCCAGAAGGTCCTCTTCCCTCCAGAGCGGCTCAACCTGAAGTGGACCCAGGTCCACCGCATTGGTGCGGGCTTGCAGAACATGGGAAACACTTGCTTCCTCAACTCAGCCCTACAGTGTCTCACCTACACCCCTCCATTTGCCAACTACATGCTGACACGTGAGCACTCCAAAACGT GTCACGAGCCGGGGTTCTGTATGATGTGCACCATGCAAAATCACATCATTCAGGTTTTTGCCAACTCTGGGAATGTCATAAAGCCCATTGGTGTGCTCAATGAGCTCAAAA gGATTGCAAAGCACTTCCGCTATGGAAGCCAGGAGGATGCCCATGAGTTCCTGCGATACACAGTGGATGCTATGCAAAAGTCCTGCTTACCTGGAACCAA ATTGGACAGGCAAACGCAGGCAACCACTTTCATTCATCAAGTTTTTGGCGGATATCTAAGGTCCAGAG ttaaatgtttaaactgcaAAGCAGTCTCTGATACATTTGACCCTTTTCTGGATATTACTCTGGAAATTAAG ACGGCTCCCAGTGTCTCCAAAGCTCTCGAGCAGTTTGTCAAACCCGAACAGCTGGATGGAGAAAACGCCTACAAGTGCACCAA gTGCAAAAAAATGGTCACCGCCTCAAAGAGATTTACCATCCACCGCAACTCCAATGTGCTCACCCTCTCACTCAAACGCTTTGCAAACTTTAGTGGAGGCAAAATCACAAAG GATGTGAAATATCCAGAGTATCTGGACCTGCGTCCCTTCATGTCTCAGTCCCAAGGGGACCCCCAGGTCTACGGGCTGTATGCTGTGCTGGTCCACTCTGGATTCAGCTGTCATGCTGGACACTACTTCTGCTATATTAAG GCAAGCAATGGGCAGTGGTATCAGATGAACGACTCCTCCGTGTCTGTCAGTGACATCAGGTCTGTTCTCAACCAGCAGGCCTACGTCCTCTTCTACATAAA GTCCAGTGATGTGAAGAATGCAGGGGACTACAGCCACATGAGCCATAACCCAGGCATCCCTGGTCAGTCGTCTCCACGTCCGGTGGTGATACCACGCATCAACACCACTGTCCACCACAACAACATTGGTTTCATAGGTCCCCAGCTGCCACCACACATGAATAAG AGCACTCTCCACGTTAATGGGAATGGATCTCTGAGGGACTATCCAACTAACTCCAAGCCCAGCACCAGCAGCAGTGTTGTGGGAAAACCTAGTCATGGACCAGCCTCATCCACTTCTTCCATATCCCACTCAATCAGCCGGCCCACAATGATCCCAGATCATGACAAACGGCAGAAGCTTTCATTCTTTATTGGACAAAGCAAACAGAACCGCCCGTCCTCGTCCTCTTACAGCCAGCCGTCCTCTGCCAGtagcagctcctcctccagctctctgtcctcctcacaGTCTACCTCAGACGTCCACTCAGACATTCGCTTTGTTCCACGTCAGCTTCACCGCGTTAACGGCACGTCTTGTAGTAACGGGGATCACCGCACCGGAGGCAATGGAGCGTCATTCTTGGTGCCGTACGGCCAAGAGTCTTCAGAGGAATCGGACCAGGAGAACGGGGGCACTCTGGATAATGGCCGTTTAGCCAAGTCTCACCTTAATGGAAACAACAGAGCAGGAGAGGTCTTCGATAATTCTCCTAAAGCCACCAACGGAGAGTCGGGAGTGCACCACAATGGTAACGGATTAAATGGATCAACCCATGGCGTCTCTAAATCCAGTCAAAATGGGCACCATTATGGACACCACAAAGTGAATGGACACAAAACTCCtgataaa GTCTCTGGCAGTAGTCATAGCAGTTCATCCTCAGTGGCTTCTGTTGCTGCTAATGGGCTAGACAGCGACCATAGTGAAACAAG caacgAGGCACACACTTCTGTCTCATCCCAGGCCAGTTCTTCTCAGAGCATCCATCCTGCTGCTAGTGAAAGCCTGCACCTCTCCACTCCTGACACAAGGGCTACAACTGTGTCTGAACCCCGGCCTCAGCTTACTGCCACCTCCACTCTTAGCTCTCCACCTTCAGCCACTGCTACAAAGACCCATTCTGTCACATCTAGAGAATCTGCTTCCTCTTGCCCCGCGGCCTTATCCATCCCGCCAGACTGCTCTCAAGGCACCAGTGGGGCCTCTGCAGCTCTACAGAATGTTAGCAAAAGTGGAGATAAAGCAATGGATCTACCACAGACCAATGATCCGTCAGCAGGGACTGAAAGACGTACAGATGCTAAGGAGCAACACCAGTCCAAGCCCAGTTCTAGAGGCAATGACAGACAAAATTCCCGTgacaaggagagagacagactgtaCTCTGACTGGAGCAGAGACAAGGAGAGACACTACAGGGACAGGAGTCAGGAACGAGAAAGTGACAGTGACCGTCATCGGTACAGACGGGACTATCGAGATCATCAGCGCCCCTCATACAGGGATCGTTTACCTCCTCACGATCGTAACTACAGGGACGGGGAGTCTGAGCGTCGCTGGGTGCGACCTGTTCACCATCCCAGGGAGCGTGATCGTGACAGGTGCTCTCACCATTACCACTACTATCACTACCAGCGGTCCAGAGAGGACAGGGGCCGTGGGCGGAGGGGGCACGGTTATCTCTACCGTGACGAGTCTCGTAGTCGGTCTAGGTGGCAGGAGGAGAGTCGAGAATCCCGGGGGGTAAAGGACAAGAGCAACGGCAGGGAAAGGGACTATTACACGTCAAAGGAGGAGGCGTCCTCGCCTGCCACAGTGCCAGAAACCTCCACAAAGTCCAAGGGCTCGCCCTCTCGAGCTCGTCCCTCCACGTCTGAATCTGCTCCAAACAGGGAGGATCAAAATCACAAGAGGACTACTAACCCCCTGAGCAAGGAGAGGGACGACAGCTCTGAGGCCCGTCGctctaaaaaacacaaaaagagcaagaaaaagaagaagtcaAAGGACAAAGAGCGACACCGTGAGAGTGG CTCCGATGTGGATTCAGACAGAGccactgaaacaaaaaagaagaagaaaaagaggaggcaGCGGGACAACGAAGCCGAGCAGCACAGCCCAAGAGCAGCTCGGAAGAACGGAAGCAGTGAGGAGAAGGAGAGCCGCAAGCGACATTACAATGACATCAAGGACACTAAACATGACAATGGTCTTTCGCCAGAAAAGCGCCGGCGCACAGACTATGCTGATGGCAGCAGTGACCGTCTGCTGCCCTCCCGCCACACCTCGCCCACAAATGGTTCAACTCACCGCCATGTCAACGGATACACAG GAGTGGACAAACCAATGGAGGGAGATATATTCTTGAATGAGACGGACGAGTGCAGTGGTGGGAGCAAGGCGTCGCTGACTGATACCTCCACATTAACCCTGGACAGACTTGAGGACATTTCCCagcatttttaa
- the usp42 gene encoding ubiquitin carboxyl-terminal hydrolase 42 isoform X1: MTIVDRSSEKSDHKSVGCKRSPFTSGDVGMDGSCSSSWAVGATMPSDSPRLKASGGCLGPTPGAAVYNSTPSSVDRPKEQVISSDDGIDLPQKVLFPPERLNLKWTQVHRIGAGLQNMGNTCFLNSALQCLTYTPPFANYMLTREHSKTCHEPGFCMMCTMQNHIIQVFANSGNVIKPIGVLNELKRIAKHFRYGSQEDAHEFLRYTVDAMQKSCLPGTKLDRQTQATTFIHQVFGGYLRSRVKCLNCKAVSDTFDPFLDITLEIKTAPSVSKALEQFVKPEQLDGENAYKCTKCKKMVTASKRFTIHRNSNVLTLSLKRFANFSGGKITKDVKYPEYLDLRPFMSQSQGDPQVYGLYAVLVHSGFSCHAGHYFCYIKASNGQWYQMNDSSVSVSDIRSVLNQQAYVLFYIKSSDVKNAGDYSHMSHNPGIPGQSSPRPVVIPRINTTVHHNNIGFIGPQLPPHMNKSTLHVNGNGSLRDYPTNSKPSTSSSVVGKPSHGPASSTSSISHSISRPTMIPDHDKRQKLSFFIGQSKQNRPSSSSYSQPSSASSSSSSSSLSSSQSTSDVHSDIRFVPRQLHRVNGTSCSNGDHRTGGNGASFLVPYGQESSEESDQENGGTLDNGRLAKSHLNGNNRAGEVFDNSPKATNGESGVHHNGNGLNGSTHGVSKSSQNGHHYGHHKVNGHKTPDKVSGSSHSSSSSVASVAANGLDSDHSETSNEAHTSVSSQASSSQSIHPAASESLHLSTPDTRATTVSEPRPQLTATSTLSSPPSATATKTHSVTSRESASSCPAALSIPPDCSQGTSGASAALQNVSKSGDKAMDLPQTNDPSAGTERRTDAKEQHQSKPSSRGNDRQNSRDKERDRLYSDWSRDKERHYRDRSQERESDSDRHRYRRDYRDHQRPSYRDRLPPHDRNYRDGESERRWVRPVHHPRERDRDRCSHHYHYYHYQRSREDRGRGRRGHGYLYRDESRSRSRWQEESRESRGVKDKSNGRERDYYTSKEEASSPATVPETSTKSKGSPSRARPSTSESAPNREDQNHKRTTNPLSKERDDSSEARRSKKHKKSKKKKKSKDKERHRESGSSDVDSDRATETKKKKKKRRQRDNEAEQHSPRAARKNGSSEEKESRKRHYNDIKDTKHDNGLSPEKRRRTDYADGSSDRLLPSRHTSPTNGSTHRHVNGYTGVDKPMEGDIFLNETDECSGGSKASLTDTSTLTLDRLEDISQHF; encoded by the exons ATGACCATAGTTGACAGATCTTCAGAAAAGTCTGACCACAAGTCAGTCGGGTGTAAGCGATCTCCCTTCACCAGTGGTGACGTGGGGATGGACGGCAGCTGTTCCAGCAGCTGGGCAGTGGGAGCCACCATGCCCAGTGACTCTCCGAGGCTCAAGGCTTCAGGGGGCTGCCTGGGCCCAACGCCTGGAGCCGCAGTCTACAACAGTACCCCCTCCTCTGTGGACCGGCCTAAGGAGCAAG TGATAAGCAGTGATGATGGCATTGACTTGCCCCAGAAGGTCCTCTTCCCTCCAGAGCGGCTCAACCTGAAGTGGACCCAGGTCCACCGCATTGGTGCGGGCTTGCAGAACATGGGAAACACTTGCTTCCTCAACTCAGCCCTACAGTGTCTCACCTACACCCCTCCATTTGCCAACTACATGCTGACACGTGAGCACTCCAAAACGT GTCACGAGCCGGGGTTCTGTATGATGTGCACCATGCAAAATCACATCATTCAGGTTTTTGCCAACTCTGGGAATGTCATAAAGCCCATTGGTGTGCTCAATGAGCTCAAAA gGATTGCAAAGCACTTCCGCTATGGAAGCCAGGAGGATGCCCATGAGTTCCTGCGATACACAGTGGATGCTATGCAAAAGTCCTGCTTACCTGGAACCAA ATTGGACAGGCAAACGCAGGCAACCACTTTCATTCATCAAGTTTTTGGCGGATATCTAAGGTCCAGAG ttaaatgtttaaactgcaAAGCAGTCTCTGATACATTTGACCCTTTTCTGGATATTACTCTGGAAATTAAG ACGGCTCCCAGTGTCTCCAAAGCTCTCGAGCAGTTTGTCAAACCCGAACAGCTGGATGGAGAAAACGCCTACAAGTGCACCAA gTGCAAAAAAATGGTCACCGCCTCAAAGAGATTTACCATCCACCGCAACTCCAATGTGCTCACCCTCTCACTCAAACGCTTTGCAAACTTTAGTGGAGGCAAAATCACAAAG GATGTGAAATATCCAGAGTATCTGGACCTGCGTCCCTTCATGTCTCAGTCCCAAGGGGACCCCCAGGTCTACGGGCTGTATGCTGTGCTGGTCCACTCTGGATTCAGCTGTCATGCTGGACACTACTTCTGCTATATTAAG GCAAGCAATGGGCAGTGGTATCAGATGAACGACTCCTCCGTGTCTGTCAGTGACATCAGGTCTGTTCTCAACCAGCAGGCCTACGTCCTCTTCTACATAAA GTCCAGTGATGTGAAGAATGCAGGGGACTACAGCCACATGAGCCATAACCCAGGCATCCCTGGTCAGTCGTCTCCACGTCCGGTGGTGATACCACGCATCAACACCACTGTCCACCACAACAACATTGGTTTCATAGGTCCCCAGCTGCCACCACACATGAATAAG AGCACTCTCCACGTTAATGGGAATGGATCTCTGAGGGACTATCCAACTAACTCCAAGCCCAGCACCAGCAGCAGTGTTGTGGGAAAACCTAGTCATGGACCAGCCTCATCCACTTCTTCCATATCCCACTCAATCAGCCGGCCCACAATGATCCCAGATCATGACAAACGGCAGAAGCTTTCATTCTTTATTGGACAAAGCAAACAGAACCGCCCGTCCTCGTCCTCTTACAGCCAGCCGTCCTCTGCCAGtagcagctcctcctccagctctctgtcctcctcacaGTCTACCTCAGACGTCCACTCAGACATTCGCTTTGTTCCACGTCAGCTTCACCGCGTTAACGGCACGTCTTGTAGTAACGGGGATCACCGCACCGGAGGCAATGGAGCGTCATTCTTGGTGCCGTACGGCCAAGAGTCTTCAGAGGAATCGGACCAGGAGAACGGGGGCACTCTGGATAATGGCCGTTTAGCCAAGTCTCACCTTAATGGAAACAACAGAGCAGGAGAGGTCTTCGATAATTCTCCTAAAGCCACCAACGGAGAGTCGGGAGTGCACCACAATGGTAACGGATTAAATGGATCAACCCATGGCGTCTCTAAATCCAGTCAAAATGGGCACCATTATGGACACCACAAAGTGAATGGACACAAAACTCCtgataaa GTCTCTGGCAGTAGTCATAGCAGTTCATCCTCAGTGGCTTCTGTTGCTGCTAATGGGCTAGACAGCGACCATAGTGAAACAAG caacgAGGCACACACTTCTGTCTCATCCCAGGCCAGTTCTTCTCAGAGCATCCATCCTGCTGCTAGTGAAAGCCTGCACCTCTCCACTCCTGACACAAGGGCTACAACTGTGTCTGAACCCCGGCCTCAGCTTACTGCCACCTCCACTCTTAGCTCTCCACCTTCAGCCACTGCTACAAAGACCCATTCTGTCACATCTAGAGAATCTGCTTCCTCTTGCCCCGCGGCCTTATCCATCCCGCCAGACTGCTCTCAAGGCACCAGTGGGGCCTCTGCAGCTCTACAGAATGTTAGCAAAAGTGGAGATAAAGCAATGGATCTACCACAGACCAATGATCCGTCAGCAGGGACTGAAAGACGTACAGATGCTAAGGAGCAACACCAGTCCAAGCCCAGTTCTAGAGGCAATGACAGACAAAATTCCCGTgacaaggagagagacagactgtaCTCTGACTGGAGCAGAGACAAGGAGAGACACTACAGGGACAGGAGTCAGGAACGAGAAAGTGACAGTGACCGTCATCGGTACAGACGGGACTATCGAGATCATCAGCGCCCCTCATACAGGGATCGTTTACCTCCTCACGATCGTAACTACAGGGACGGGGAGTCTGAGCGTCGCTGGGTGCGACCTGTTCACCATCCCAGGGAGCGTGATCGTGACAGGTGCTCTCACCATTACCACTACTATCACTACCAGCGGTCCAGAGAGGACAGGGGCCGTGGGCGGAGGGGGCACGGTTATCTCTACCGTGACGAGTCTCGTAGTCGGTCTAGGTGGCAGGAGGAGAGTCGAGAATCCCGGGGGGTAAAGGACAAGAGCAACGGCAGGGAAAGGGACTATTACACGTCAAAGGAGGAGGCGTCCTCGCCTGCCACAGTGCCAGAAACCTCCACAAAGTCCAAGGGCTCGCCCTCTCGAGCTCGTCCCTCCACGTCTGAATCTGCTCCAAACAGGGAGGATCAAAATCACAAGAGGACTACTAACCCCCTGAGCAAGGAGAGGGACGACAGCTCTGAGGCCCGTCGctctaaaaaacacaaaaagagcaagaaaaagaagaagtcaAAGGACAAAGAGCGACACCGTGAGAGTGG AAGCTCCGATGTGGATTCAGACAGAGccactgaaacaaaaaagaagaagaaaaagaggaggcaGCGGGACAACGAAGCCGAGCAGCACAGCCCAAGAGCAGCTCGGAAGAACGGAAGCAGTGAGGAGAAGGAGAGCCGCAAGCGACATTACAATGACATCAAGGACACTAAACATGACAATGGTCTTTCGCCAGAAAAGCGCCGGCGCACAGACTATGCTGATGGCAGCAGTGACCGTCTGCTGCCCTCCCGCCACACCTCGCCCACAAATGGTTCAACTCACCGCCATGTCAACGGATACACAG GAGTGGACAAACCAATGGAGGGAGATATATTCTTGAATGAGACGGACGAGTGCAGTGGTGGGAGCAAGGCGTCGCTGACTGATACCTCCACATTAACCCTGGACAGACTTGAGGACATTTCCCagcatttttaa
- the usp42 gene encoding ubiquitin carboxyl-terminal hydrolase 42 isoform X4, with protein sequence MTIVDRSSEKSDHKSVGCKRSPFTSGDVGMDGSCSSSWAVGATMPSDSPRLKASGGCLGPTPGAAVYNSTPSSVDRPKEQVISSDDGIDLPQKVLFPPERLNLKWTQVHRIGAGLQNMGNTCFLNSALQCLTYTPPFANYMLTREHSKTCHEPGFCMMCTMQNHIIQVFANSGNVIKPIGVLNELKRIAKHFRYGSQEDAHEFLRYTVDAMQKSCLPGTKLDRQTQATTFIHQVFGGYLRSRVKCLNCKAVSDTFDPFLDITLEIKTAPSVSKALEQFVKPEQLDGENAYKCTKCKKMVTASKRFTIHRNSNVLTLSLKRFANFSGGKITKDVKYPEYLDLRPFMSQSQGDPQVYGLYAVLVHSGFSCHAGHYFCYIKASNGQWYQMNDSSVSVSDIRSVLNQQAYVLFYIKSSDVKNAGDYSHMSHNPGIPGQSSPRPVVIPRINTTVHHNNIGFIGPQLPPHMNKSTLHVNGNGSLRDYPTNSKPSTSSSVVGKPSHGPASSTSSISHSISRPTMIPDHDKRQKLSFFIGQSKQNRPSSSSYSQPSSASSSSSSSSLSSSQSTSDVHSDIRFVPRQLHRVNGTSCSNGDHRTGGNGASFLVPYGQESSEESDQENGGTLDNGRLAKSHLNGNNRAGEVFDNSPKATNGESGVHHNGNGLNGSTHGVSKSSQNGHHYGHHKVNGHKTPDKVSGSSHSSSSSVASVAANGLDSDHSETSNEAHTSVSSQASSSQSIHPAASESLHLSTPDTRATTVSEPRPQLTATSTLSSPPSATATKTHSVTSRESASSCPAALSIPPDCSQGTSGASAALQNVSKSGDKAMDLPQTNDPSAGTERRTDAKEQHQSKPSSRGNDRQNSRDKERDRLYSDWSRDKERHYRDRSQERESDSDRHRYRRDYRDHQRPSYRDRLPPHDRNYRDGESERRWVRPVHHPRERDRDRCSHHYHYYHYQRSREDRGRGRRGHGYLYRDESRSRSRWQEESRESRGVKDKSNGRERDYYTSKEEASSPATVPETSTKSKGSPSRARPSTSESAPNREDQNHKRTTNPLSKERDDSSEARRSKKHKKSKKKKKSKDKERHRESGSSDVDSDRATETKKKKKKRRQRDNEAEQHSPRAARKNGSSEEKESRKRHYNDIKDTKHDNGLSPEKRRRTDYADGSSDRLLPSRHTSPTNGSTHRHVNGYTDASTPF encoded by the exons ATGACCATAGTTGACAGATCTTCAGAAAAGTCTGACCACAAGTCAGTCGGGTGTAAGCGATCTCCCTTCACCAGTGGTGACGTGGGGATGGACGGCAGCTGTTCCAGCAGCTGGGCAGTGGGAGCCACCATGCCCAGTGACTCTCCGAGGCTCAAGGCTTCAGGGGGCTGCCTGGGCCCAACGCCTGGAGCCGCAGTCTACAACAGTACCCCCTCCTCTGTGGACCGGCCTAAGGAGCAAG TGATAAGCAGTGATGATGGCATTGACTTGCCCCAGAAGGTCCTCTTCCCTCCAGAGCGGCTCAACCTGAAGTGGACCCAGGTCCACCGCATTGGTGCGGGCTTGCAGAACATGGGAAACACTTGCTTCCTCAACTCAGCCCTACAGTGTCTCACCTACACCCCTCCATTTGCCAACTACATGCTGACACGTGAGCACTCCAAAACGT GTCACGAGCCGGGGTTCTGTATGATGTGCACCATGCAAAATCACATCATTCAGGTTTTTGCCAACTCTGGGAATGTCATAAAGCCCATTGGTGTGCTCAATGAGCTCAAAA gGATTGCAAAGCACTTCCGCTATGGAAGCCAGGAGGATGCCCATGAGTTCCTGCGATACACAGTGGATGCTATGCAAAAGTCCTGCTTACCTGGAACCAA ATTGGACAGGCAAACGCAGGCAACCACTTTCATTCATCAAGTTTTTGGCGGATATCTAAGGTCCAGAG ttaaatgtttaaactgcaAAGCAGTCTCTGATACATTTGACCCTTTTCTGGATATTACTCTGGAAATTAAG ACGGCTCCCAGTGTCTCCAAAGCTCTCGAGCAGTTTGTCAAACCCGAACAGCTGGATGGAGAAAACGCCTACAAGTGCACCAA gTGCAAAAAAATGGTCACCGCCTCAAAGAGATTTACCATCCACCGCAACTCCAATGTGCTCACCCTCTCACTCAAACGCTTTGCAAACTTTAGTGGAGGCAAAATCACAAAG GATGTGAAATATCCAGAGTATCTGGACCTGCGTCCCTTCATGTCTCAGTCCCAAGGGGACCCCCAGGTCTACGGGCTGTATGCTGTGCTGGTCCACTCTGGATTCAGCTGTCATGCTGGACACTACTTCTGCTATATTAAG GCAAGCAATGGGCAGTGGTATCAGATGAACGACTCCTCCGTGTCTGTCAGTGACATCAGGTCTGTTCTCAACCAGCAGGCCTACGTCCTCTTCTACATAAA GTCCAGTGATGTGAAGAATGCAGGGGACTACAGCCACATGAGCCATAACCCAGGCATCCCTGGTCAGTCGTCTCCACGTCCGGTGGTGATACCACGCATCAACACCACTGTCCACCACAACAACATTGGTTTCATAGGTCCCCAGCTGCCACCACACATGAATAAG AGCACTCTCCACGTTAATGGGAATGGATCTCTGAGGGACTATCCAACTAACTCCAAGCCCAGCACCAGCAGCAGTGTTGTGGGAAAACCTAGTCATGGACCAGCCTCATCCACTTCTTCCATATCCCACTCAATCAGCCGGCCCACAATGATCCCAGATCATGACAAACGGCAGAAGCTTTCATTCTTTATTGGACAAAGCAAACAGAACCGCCCGTCCTCGTCCTCTTACAGCCAGCCGTCCTCTGCCAGtagcagctcctcctccagctctctgtcctcctcacaGTCTACCTCAGACGTCCACTCAGACATTCGCTTTGTTCCACGTCAGCTTCACCGCGTTAACGGCACGTCTTGTAGTAACGGGGATCACCGCACCGGAGGCAATGGAGCGTCATTCTTGGTGCCGTACGGCCAAGAGTCTTCAGAGGAATCGGACCAGGAGAACGGGGGCACTCTGGATAATGGCCGTTTAGCCAAGTCTCACCTTAATGGAAACAACAGAGCAGGAGAGGTCTTCGATAATTCTCCTAAAGCCACCAACGGAGAGTCGGGAGTGCACCACAATGGTAACGGATTAAATGGATCAACCCATGGCGTCTCTAAATCCAGTCAAAATGGGCACCATTATGGACACCACAAAGTGAATGGACACAAAACTCCtgataaa GTCTCTGGCAGTAGTCATAGCAGTTCATCCTCAGTGGCTTCTGTTGCTGCTAATGGGCTAGACAGCGACCATAGTGAAACAAG caacgAGGCACACACTTCTGTCTCATCCCAGGCCAGTTCTTCTCAGAGCATCCATCCTGCTGCTAGTGAAAGCCTGCACCTCTCCACTCCTGACACAAGGGCTACAACTGTGTCTGAACCCCGGCCTCAGCTTACTGCCACCTCCACTCTTAGCTCTCCACCTTCAGCCACTGCTACAAAGACCCATTCTGTCACATCTAGAGAATCTGCTTCCTCTTGCCCCGCGGCCTTATCCATCCCGCCAGACTGCTCTCAAGGCACCAGTGGGGCCTCTGCAGCTCTACAGAATGTTAGCAAAAGTGGAGATAAAGCAATGGATCTACCACAGACCAATGATCCGTCAGCAGGGACTGAAAGACGTACAGATGCTAAGGAGCAACACCAGTCCAAGCCCAGTTCTAGAGGCAATGACAGACAAAATTCCCGTgacaaggagagagacagactgtaCTCTGACTGGAGCAGAGACAAGGAGAGACACTACAGGGACAGGAGTCAGGAACGAGAAAGTGACAGTGACCGTCATCGGTACAGACGGGACTATCGAGATCATCAGCGCCCCTCATACAGGGATCGTTTACCTCCTCACGATCGTAACTACAGGGACGGGGAGTCTGAGCGTCGCTGGGTGCGACCTGTTCACCATCCCAGGGAGCGTGATCGTGACAGGTGCTCTCACCATTACCACTACTATCACTACCAGCGGTCCAGAGAGGACAGGGGCCGTGGGCGGAGGGGGCACGGTTATCTCTACCGTGACGAGTCTCGTAGTCGGTCTAGGTGGCAGGAGGAGAGTCGAGAATCCCGGGGGGTAAAGGACAAGAGCAACGGCAGGGAAAGGGACTATTACACGTCAAAGGAGGAGGCGTCCTCGCCTGCCACAGTGCCAGAAACCTCCACAAAGTCCAAGGGCTCGCCCTCTCGAGCTCGTCCCTCCACGTCTGAATCTGCTCCAAACAGGGAGGATCAAAATCACAAGAGGACTACTAACCCCCTGAGCAAGGAGAGGGACGACAGCTCTGAGGCCCGTCGctctaaaaaacacaaaaagagcaagaaaaagaagaagtcaAAGGACAAAGAGCGACACCGTGAGAGTGG AAGCTCCGATGTGGATTCAGACAGAGccactgaaacaaaaaagaagaagaaaaagaggaggcaGCGGGACAACGAAGCCGAGCAGCACAGCCCAAGAGCAGCTCGGAAGAACGGAAGCAGTGAGGAGAAGGAGAGCCGCAAGCGACATTACAATGACATCAAGGACACTAAACATGACAATGGTCTTTCGCCAGAAAAGCGCCGGCGCACAGACTATGCTGATGGCAGCAGTGACCGTCTGCTGCCCTCCCGCCACACCTCGCCCACAAATGGTTCAACTCACCGCCATGTCAACGGATACACAG ACGCATCAACACCATTttaa